The following proteins come from a genomic window of Alnus glutinosa chromosome 10, dhAlnGlut1.1, whole genome shotgun sequence:
- the LOC133878895 gene encoding putative disease resistance protein RGA4, with amino-acid sequence MAEQLLLVPAQQIVETLGSLAANEIALLWGLEDELQSLTDTVSTIKDLLLDAEEKNAAGDPAVRRWLGRLEDAMYDADDLLDAVSTEALRREILTRDNKAKQVRIFFSKSNQLLYRLKMAPKIKAIRKKLDAIDADRQRFHLNVRPVETRVGGNRGNTHYFVRAEEVIGRDDDKKAVIHRLLDSNVEDNVSILPIVAIGGLGKTTLAQLIFNDDQIHKHFQLQMWVCVSAPFHVKNIVENILEAATKKKPEPAEMNTLVAKLKEEIDGKKYLLVLDDVWNEDHGKWSELKVVLMGGASGSRILMTARSEIVARISGTIQSYFLKGLKEDESWSLLKQLAFEKGQEPEETSSIVTVGREILKKCSGVPLAIRTIGSILRFKNSVAEWSSFKEKELSKIPQNATDIIPTLKLSYDHLPSHLKHCFAYCSLFPKDYEFDKSKLIQLWIAQGFVKSCDD; translated from the coding sequence ATGGCCGAACAACTTCTCCTCGTCCCTGCCCAGCAAATCGTTGAGACTTTGGGCTCACTGGCTGCCAATGAGATCGCATTGCTCTGGGGTCTCGAAGATGAGCTTCAAAGCCTGACCGACACCGTTTCAACAATCAAAGACCTGCTTCTGGATGCGGAGGAGAAAAATGCTGCAGGAGACCCAGCAGTTAGACGTTGGCTCGGAAGGCTAGAAGATGCCATGTATGATGCGGATGACTTGCTGGATGCTGTTTCCACTGAAGCTCTACGGAGGGAAATACTGACCCGTGATAACAAGGCCAAACAGGTAcgcattttcttttccaaatcaAACCAGCTTCTCTATCGTCTTAAAATGGCCCCTAAGATTAAGGCCATAAGAAAGAAGTTAGATGCCATCGACGCCGATAGGCAGAGATTTCATTTGAATGTACGCCCTGTGGAGACACGTGTCGGGGGAAACAGGGGTAACACGCATTATTTTGTACGTGCGGAAGAAGTTATTGGTCGAGACGATGATAAGAAGGCTGTTATCCACCGTCTGCTGGACTCCAACGTTGAAGACAATGTTTCAATCCTCCCAATTGTTGCCATCGGTGGATTAGGAAAGACTACACTCGCTCAACTCATTTTCAACGATGACCAAATCCATAAACATTTTCAGCTCCAAATGTGGGTGTGTGTATCTGCTCCATTCCACGTGAAAAATATTGTTGAAAATATCTTAGAAGCTGCAACAAAGAAGAAACCAGAACCCGCTGAAATGAATACATTGGTAGCTAAACTTAAAGAAGAAATCGATGGAAAGAAATACTTGCTCGTGTTGGATGACGTGTGGAATGAGGATCATGGAAAATGGTCTGAATTGAAAGTAGTGCTGATGGGTGGTGCAAGCGGCAGTAGAATATTAATGACTGCACGCAGTGAAATCGTTGCAAGAATTAGTGGGACTATTCAATCATATTTCTTAAAGGGTTTAAAGGAAGACGAGTCATGGTCTTTATTGAAGCAATTGGCATTTGAGAAAGGACAAGAGCCGGAGGAGACTTCAAGCATCGTAACAGTTGGGAGGGAGATACTAAAAAAATGTTCTGGAGTCCCGTTGGCCATAAGGACAATCGGAAGTATACTACGCTTCAAAAATTCAGTAGCAGAGTGGTCGTCTTTTAAGGAGAAAGAACTCTCAAAAATACCTCAGAATGCAACTGACATCATACCAACTCTGAAGTTGAGTTATGATCATCTTCCTTCACATTTGAAGCACTGCTTTGCGTATTGTAGTTTGTTTCCAAAAGATTATGAGTTTGATAAATCAAAACTGATTCAGCTCTGGATAGCACAAGGGTTTGTCAAGTCATGTGATGATTAA